In one Microvirgula aerodenitrificans DSM 15089 genomic region, the following are encoded:
- a CDS encoding methyl-accepting chemotaxis protein translates to MRAKLGALVGLACAGMVILSVIALKGQRDTMLEDRVAKTRNLVEAAVTLVGYYENEARSGRLPLAEAQRQAKAAVSAQRYDGQTGYIFMLDKDFNYAAIGPRPELLGTSIEKVKTPDGQPMGDMFRNALSQNHGRMEYVWGKPGADKPVPKVSFVVTTPEWKWVVGTGVYVDDVDAAFWKSALELLPIIALLTGALLAAGLMISRRVIRSLGGEPAYAAEIVHAISDGHLGYPVKLAANDTTSLLASIAGMQKKLRTLISDVINSADSLGQMAGEIEKHADVNAENSENQSQAAAAMAAAIEQLTTSITHIADNAQLAREQSAASGEISEQGATVINGTVDEITRISQEVEVASDSIRELAEKTESIKSIMSVIRDVADQTNLLALNAAIEAARAGESGRGFAVVADEVRKLAERTTQATQEIGNMIGAIQTTSDASRNNIADAVKRAQTGVQLAGQGGEAIGRIRASSASVVGVVNDISHSLQEQSQASNDIAQHVERIAQGAASNALVAKETATSTVELHQLTSRLRETVSRFQV, encoded by the coding sequence ATGCGCGCCAAGCTGGGCGCGCTGGTCGGACTGGCCTGCGCCGGCATGGTGATATTGAGCGTGATTGCGCTCAAGGGGCAGCGTGACACCATGCTCGAGGACCGGGTTGCCAAGACCCGCAACCTGGTCGAGGCCGCGGTCACGCTGGTCGGGTATTACGAGAACGAGGCCAGAAGCGGCCGGTTGCCGCTGGCCGAGGCCCAGCGCCAGGCCAAGGCTGCCGTGTCGGCACAGCGCTATGACGGGCAGACCGGCTATATCTTCATGCTCGACAAGGACTTCAACTATGCGGCGATCGGGCCGCGTCCGGAACTGCTCGGCACCAGCATCGAGAAGGTCAAGACGCCGGACGGCCAGCCGATGGGCGACATGTTCCGCAATGCGCTGTCACAGAATCATGGCCGCATGGAGTATGTCTGGGGCAAGCCGGGCGCCGACAAGCCGGTGCCGAAAGTCTCGTTTGTGGTGACCACGCCGGAATGGAAGTGGGTGGTCGGTACCGGCGTCTATGTCGACGACGTGGACGCGGCATTCTGGAAGAGCGCCCTGGAGCTGTTGCCGATTATCGCCCTGCTGACCGGCGCGCTGCTGGCCGCCGGCCTGATGATCTCGCGGCGGGTGATCCGCAGCCTGGGTGGCGAGCCGGCCTATGCCGCCGAAATCGTCCACGCCATTTCCGACGGCCACCTCGGTTACCCGGTGAAACTGGCCGCCAATGACACCACCAGCCTGCTGGCGTCGATTGCCGGGATGCAGAAGAAGCTGCGCACACTGATCTCCGACGTCATCAACAGTGCCGACAGTCTCGGACAGATGGCCGGTGAAATCGAGAAGCATGCCGACGTCAATGCAGAGAACTCGGAAAACCAGAGCCAGGCCGCGGCAGCGATGGCTGCCGCCATCGAGCAGCTGACCACCAGCATCACCCATATTGCCGACAACGCGCAGCTGGCGCGGGAGCAGTCGGCGGCCTCGGGCGAAATTTCCGAGCAGGGCGCGACGGTCATCAACGGCACGGTGGACGAGATCACCCGCATCAGCCAGGAAGTGGAAGTCGCATCGGATTCGATCCGCGAACTGGCCGAGAAGACCGAATCGATCAAGAGCATCATGAGCGTGATCCGCGATGTGGCCGACCAGACCAATTTGCTGGCGCTGAATGCCGCCATCGAAGCGGCACGGGCAGGTGAAAGCGGTCGCGGCTTTGCGGTGGTGGCCGACGAAGTGCGCAAGCTGGCCGAGCGCACGACCCAGGCGACCCAGGAAATCGGCAACATGATCGGTGCGATCCAGACCACGTCGGATGCGTCACGCAACAATATTGCCGATGCGGTGAAGCGGGCGCAGACCGGGGTGCAACTGGCCGGGCAGGGCGGCGAGGCGATCGGGCGCATCCGTGCCAGTTCCGCCTCGGTGGTCGGCGTGGTCAACGATATCTCGCACTCGCTGCAGGAGCAGAGCCAGGCCAGCAACGATATCGCCCAGCATGTGGAGCGGATCGCGCAAGGCGCAGCCAGCAATGCACTGGTGGCCAAGGAGACGGCGACCTCTACCGTCGAACTGCATCAGCTGACCTCGCGCCTGCGGGAAACGGTGTCGCGCTTCCAGGTGTAA
- a CDS encoding CoA-acylating methylmalonate-semialdehyde dehydrogenase — protein MQEIPHYIAGQRTTGRGVRRGDVYNPAWGEVTARLCLADAGDVDAAVAAAQAAWPAWAETPPLKRARVMFRFKEILEREAPALAALISTEHGKTVPDALGEVTRGLEVVEFACGIPQLLKGEYCDQVGTGVDSYNLRQPLGVVAGITPFNFPAMVPLWMIPVALACGNTFVLKPSERDPSAALKLADYLHEAGLPDGVFNVVHGDKTAVDALLDHPDVAAVSFVGSTPIARYIHSRGTAAGKRVQALGGAKNHLVVMPDADIAQTADALMGAAYGSAGERCMAISVAVAVGDAADALVAELAGRTRSLKIGPGSQADADMGPLVTREHKARVESHIAAGVAEGATLVVDGRGHVVAGHENGFFVGGTLFDHVTPGMSIYQEEIFGPVLAVVRVASLDEAIGLINGHPFGNGTAIFTRDGGAAREFTRRIQVGMVGVNVPIPVPMAFMSFGGWKASLFGDHHVHGHEGVRFYTRMKTVTSRWPARLTAEFSMPTMK, from the coding sequence ATGCAGGAAATCCCCCATTACATTGCCGGCCAGCGGACGACCGGCCGCGGCGTGCGGCGCGGCGACGTGTACAACCCGGCCTGGGGTGAAGTGACCGCCAGGCTGTGCCTGGCCGATGCGGGCGATGTCGACGCGGCGGTGGCCGCCGCGCAGGCGGCGTGGCCGGCGTGGGCGGAAACGCCGCCGCTGAAGCGGGCGCGGGTGATGTTCAGGTTCAAGGAGATCCTGGAACGCGAAGCCCCGGCCCTGGCTGCCCTGATCTCGACCGAGCATGGCAAGACCGTGCCGGATGCGCTGGGCGAGGTCACGCGCGGGCTGGAGGTGGTCGAATTCGCCTGCGGCATCCCGCAACTGCTGAAGGGTGAATACTGCGATCAGGTCGGCACCGGGGTCGACAGTTACAATCTGCGCCAGCCGCTGGGGGTGGTGGCGGGCATCACGCCGTTCAACTTCCCGGCCATGGTGCCGCTGTGGATGATTCCGGTCGCACTGGCCTGCGGGAATACCTTCGTGCTCAAGCCATCGGAGCGTGATCCGTCAGCCGCACTGAAACTGGCCGACTATCTGCACGAGGCCGGTCTGCCCGATGGCGTGTTCAACGTCGTGCATGGCGACAAGACCGCCGTCGACGCGCTGCTTGACCATCCCGACGTGGCGGCCGTGAGCTTTGTCGGCTCGACACCGATCGCCCGTTACATCCACAGCCGCGGCACTGCCGCCGGCAAGCGGGTGCAGGCGCTCGGCGGGGCGAAGAACCATCTGGTGGTGATGCCGGACGCCGATATTGCCCAGACCGCCGACGCGCTGATGGGGGCGGCCTACGGTTCGGCCGGCGAGCGCTGCATGGCGATTTCGGTTGCGGTGGCGGTCGGTGATGCGGCCGATGCACTGGTTGCCGAGCTGGCCGGGCGGACCCGTTCGCTGAAGATCGGCCCGGGCAGCCAGGCCGACGCCGACATGGGACCGCTGGTCACCCGCGAGCACAAGGCCAGGGTGGAAAGCCATATCGCGGCCGGCGTGGCCGAGGGGGCGACGCTGGTGGTTGATGGCCGTGGCCATGTGGTGGCCGGTCACGAGAATGGCTTCTTTGTCGGCGGCACCCTGTTCGACCATGTCACACCGGGCATGAGCATTTATCAGGAAGAAATCTTCGGCCCGGTGCTGGCCGTGGTGCGGGTCGCGTCGCTGGACGAGGCCATCGGACTGATCAACGGCCACCCATTCGGCAACGGCACTGCCATCTTTACCCGCGACGGCGGCGCGGCGCGCGAATTCACCCGTCGCATCCAGGTCGGCATGGTCGGGGTCAATGTGCCGATTCCGGTGCCGATGGCATTCATGAGCTTCGGCGGCTGGAAGGCATCGCTGTTTGGCGATCATCACGTGCATGGCCACGAAGGCGTACGGTTCTATACGCGGATGAAGACGGTGACCTCGCGCTGGCCTGCACGGCTGACGGCCGAGTTTTCCATGCCGACGATGAAGTAA
- a CDS encoding phosphoethanolamine transferase — translation MTSITMLLLCALLWRHRLTQPLSLLLCALLAANFGLSLFSYSLYQAPFNDGFALSILETHPDESFEMLAMYWPYLAVTTVSAIGLMLLTRKLSRRLPTRVLQAGSLLLAAFMSVTYAKAAYHDDSSQPRRWVPSAYLMEKSAQFNASYFIAALNDSQLIGEISQRKVRHHIEQRPTGIDTYVVVIGESARRQSMNLYGYPQPDTPQANAQRQNMLLFNDAIAAAPLTVLAVPLSLSIASPARFELHDYADNIIGLAGEAGYRTYWLSAQDAYDSYANAVTAIALNAREKAWVSGDHDFSLLPHLDKALQQPGRKVIFLHLMGSHSSACKRFPSGAATLHEQGAYDSCYVNSIRYTDSLLGQVFARLKGQRASVLYYSDHGQERTPDNGGTYYHGGEYPSQEAYRVPQFIWYSDAVPRDRTRTGQVNAPYSTADNYYLMMNWLGIRTGVRDCASPLSDCYAPPSSITVLNAARRKLDYHRLPDNVRLARAAR, via the coding sequence GTGACCAGCATCACCATGCTGCTGCTGTGCGCCCTGCTGTGGCGGCATAGGCTGACCCAGCCCCTGTCGTTGCTGCTGTGTGCGCTGCTTGCCGCCAATTTCGGTCTTTCGCTGTTCAGCTACAGTCTCTACCAGGCGCCGTTTAATGATGGTTTCGCCCTGAGCATCCTTGAAACTCACCCTGACGAATCCTTCGAGATGCTGGCGATGTACTGGCCTTACCTCGCCGTCACCACCGTATCCGCCATCGGCCTGATGCTTCTGACCCGGAAACTGTCCCGCCGTCTGCCGACACGTGTGCTGCAGGCCGGCTCACTGCTGCTCGCCGCTTTCATGTCGGTCACCTACGCCAAGGCGGCGTACCACGATGACTCGTCCCAGCCCCGGCGCTGGGTACCCAGTGCTTACCTGATGGAAAAAAGTGCACAGTTCAATGCCAGCTACTTCATCGCGGCATTGAATGACAGCCAGTTGATCGGGGAAATCAGCCAGCGCAAGGTCCGGCACCACATCGAGCAGCGGCCTACCGGCATCGATACCTATGTAGTCGTGATCGGTGAATCGGCCCGGCGTCAGAGCATGAACCTGTACGGCTATCCCCAGCCCGACACGCCGCAGGCCAATGCCCAGCGGCAAAACATGCTGCTGTTCAACGATGCCATCGCTGCCGCGCCGCTCACGGTACTTGCCGTGCCACTGTCGCTCAGCATCGCATCGCCGGCCCGCTTCGAACTGCATGACTACGCCGACAACATCATCGGCCTGGCGGGTGAGGCCGGCTACCGGACCTACTGGCTCAGCGCGCAGGACGCCTACGACAGCTATGCCAATGCCGTCACGGCCATTGCCCTGAATGCCCGGGAAAAAGCCTGGGTCTCCGGCGACCATGACTTTTCCCTGCTCCCCCATCTGGACAAGGCACTGCAGCAGCCGGGCCGAAAGGTCATCTTCCTGCATCTGATGGGCAGCCACAGTTCGGCCTGCAAGCGGTTTCCGTCCGGGGCTGCCACACTGCACGAGCAAGGCGCCTACGACAGCTGCTACGTGAATTCGATCCGCTATACCGATTCCCTGCTCGGGCAGGTCTTCGCACGGCTGAAAGGCCAGCGGGCCTCCGTGCTGTACTACTCGGACCATGGTCAGGAAAGAACCCCGGACAATGGCGGCACCTATTATCACGGCGGCGAGTATCCCAGCCAGGAGGCCTATCGCGTCCCGCAGTTCATCTGGTACAGCGACGCCGTTCCGCGTGACCGGACCAGGACCGGACAGGTCAATGCGCCGTATTCGACCGCGGACAATTACTACCTGATGATGAACTGGCTCGGCATCCGGACCGGCGTCAGGGATTGTGCGTCACCGCTGTCGGACTGCTACGCGCCACCATCGTCCATCACCGTATTGAATGCGGCCAGACGCAAGCTGGACTATCACCGGCTGCCGGACAATGTCCGCCTCGCCCGGGCCGCACGCTAA
- a CDS encoding aspartate aminotransferase family protein: MKPADLDALWMPFTSNRHYKASPRLLCAADGMYYTDDSGRKVLDGTSGLWCVNAGHNRRPIVEAIQRAAAVLDYAPPFQMGHPQMFEAATALAGMAPAGLDKVFFVNSGSEAADTALKIAQAYHRVRGDAARVKLIGRERGYHGVNYGGVAVGGIAGNRKHFPVGLAAVDHLRHPLDIDRNAFSRGEPAFGIELADELESRIVTLHDPSTIAAVIVEPMQGSTGVILPPKGYLKRLREICDKYGILLIFDEVITGFGRLGAPWASQRFDVVPDILTCAKGLTNGAVPMGAVLVKPAIHDAFMAAAVGERAIEFPHGYTYSGHPLACAAAIATLKLYRDEQLFERSAGMAPAFEEAAHSLRGAPFVKDIRNLGLVAGIELESRPGEPGARGYDVFLKCWEKGVMVRFTGDVIACSPPLIIDSAEIGRLFATIGDVLREIN, encoded by the coding sequence ATGAAACCCGCCGACCTCGACGCGCTCTGGATGCCGTTCACTTCCAACCGCCACTACAAGGCCAGTCCGCGCCTGCTGTGTGCGGCCGACGGCATGTATTACACCGATGACAGCGGCCGCAAGGTGCTGGATGGCACCTCCGGCCTGTGGTGCGTGAATGCCGGCCACAACCGGCGCCCGATCGTCGAGGCGATCCAGCGTGCGGCTGCCGTGCTCGATTACGCGCCACCATTCCAAATGGGCCATCCGCAGATGTTCGAGGCTGCGACCGCGCTGGCCGGCATGGCACCGGCGGGGCTGGACAAGGTGTTCTTCGTCAACTCCGGCTCGGAAGCCGCCGATACGGCGCTGAAGATCGCCCAGGCCTATCACCGGGTACGCGGCGATGCGGCGCGGGTCAAGCTGATCGGCCGCGAGCGCGGCTATCACGGCGTCAACTACGGCGGTGTGGCGGTCGGTGGCATCGCCGGCAACCGCAAGCACTTCCCGGTCGGTCTGGCTGCGGTGGACCATCTGCGCCATCCGCTCGATATCGATCGCAACGCGTTCAGCCGTGGCGAGCCGGCCTTCGGCATCGAGCTGGCCGACGAACTGGAGTCGCGCATCGTCACCCTGCATGATCCGTCGACCATTGCCGCGGTGATCGTCGAGCCGATGCAGGGCTCGACCGGCGTGATTCTGCCGCCGAAAGGCTATCTGAAGCGGTTGCGCGAGATCTGTGACAAATACGGCATCCTGCTGATTTTCGATGAAGTCATTACCGGCTTCGGCCGCCTGGGCGCGCCGTGGGCGTCGCAGCGCTTCGATGTGGTGCCGGACATTCTGACCTGCGCCAAGGGGCTGACCAATGGCGCGGTGCCGATGGGTGCCGTACTGGTCAAACCGGCCATTCACGATGCGTTCATGGCCGCGGCCGTCGGCGAGCGCGCCATCGAATTCCCGCACGGTTACACCTACTCCGGCCACCCGCTGGCCTGCGCGGCGGCGATCGCCACACTGAAACTGTACCGGGACGAGCAACTGTTCGAGCGCAGCGCCGGCATGGCGCCGGCGTTCGAGGAAGCGGCGCACAGCCTGCGCGGCGCGCCGTTCGTCAAGGACATCCGCAACCTCGGCCTGGTGGCCGGCATCGAACTGGAGTCGCGACCCGGCGAGCCGGGCGCGCGCGGCTATGATGTGTTCCTCAAATGCTGGGAAAAGGGCGTGATGGTGCGCTTTACCGGCGACGTCATCGCCTGCTCGCCGCCGCTGATCATCGACAGCGCCGAGATCGGACGGCTGTTCGCCACCATTGGTGACGTGCTGCGTGAAATCAACTGA